The Maylandia zebra isolate NMK-2024a linkage group LG4, Mzebra_GT3a, whole genome shotgun sequence genome segment TCAAGACCTAGCACAACAAGTTGCAGGGGAGAAGTTGGGGTTTAAATTAAGGTGTTTTTGATGGGAATTTGGTATTTTCTGTTCCAACTGATTTAATTTTGCTGAAAGTTTCACAAGTTCCCcatttgaaagaaaatgagCTGTATTACTTTCTATGAAATAGCATGAGATAATTTAAtctaggaaatacaaaaatcatgtggtgatttttaattttttttttcttcctataaGCATCTGCTTAATATTATTGTAATAAGGAGCCATTACTGTCCTCTTTCTAGCGGACCATGAATGTGGGGTGCTGAAATACAGATTCACTGGGGAGAAGGAGGTGGACCTGATGTCGACCTTCGTACCCGAGACATACAGGGGCCATGGTGTTGCAGCTCTGCTGTCGAGGGTAAAACTCCAGGTGTCAGTCAACTCGTTTCAGGTCATACGTGATTTTTTTCTGAgtagttttaatgtttgttttgtttcttaacaGGCTGCGCTGGACTTTGTGGTTGAAGAGAACTTAAAGGCTCATGTCTCCTGCTTGTACATAAAGAAGTACGTTGAAGAACAACCAGAGCAGAGATATAAAGAGTTTGTCATCACTTGACTGCAGCTTCTATGGCACCTACATgctgtatgtctgtgaaggttctcagtcatccaggtcttcATAGTTTAAggagtccagacgcttttctttccaagctccttagactacataCTGTAATTCTACCTCTAATTAACTACACTCGCACAGTGTGCAATGTACAAGTGAGAAATCTCACATCATTCAATGTACATTTAaacaattttaaatgtaatgtggACTATATTTGGATAAAATAaccaaaaatataattaaaccAATGGGTTGAAGGTGATATTTGTATTATAATAAGAACAGTttaacagataaactgtgattcttttaaaaatatcagACTGTGTGCATGCATGACTGAATTTTCTACCAAtaaaattcattaaaatgtaattaaaaaccTTTGTTATACTATACAAGcgtattattatattatacatgCAGAATTATGTAGTTGATATGTAGAGTAAATAATacaatttttatattaaaaagtttacataaaGGGACATCTGCTCATTTCCACATGTATATTTATTCCTGGACCccactagagtagctttgcatgagtcacagttcaaaataagtTTTATTTATCTCATACTAGGCTTTGGTGTGACCCCTGACTTCATGCTCTGTTTGAAAGAAGCTTTCTGATGATTGGCTGCCCCACATAAACAGCAGATGAGTGGGACT includes the following:
- the LOC101480405 gene encoding protein NATD1; amino-acid sequence: MAFRILSRVCTLSHGLKSSQTAFSTLSSAGSLKVEHDRRNQRFTVTAGSSTADHECGVLKYRFTGEKEVDLMSTFVPETYRGHGVAALLSRAALDFVVEENLKAHVSCLYIKKYVEEQPEQRYKEFVIT